CAGACTGGTGATGTATTGCTTTGAAATGCTGTGGTACAACAGCTAAATATTATCAAGTGTTTACACATTGCTGTTCAGAATCATAGCTTTGCACAAATATGCAGTTACATAAATTGTTTTAAATACCTGGCataaaaaaaagtaacatttcAATGTTCAGctctcaaacaaaaaaaatataaaaataatgcagATTAAGTGCAAATACAGATATACAAATGAGTCACTACATGAAtacaaaacctttaaaaattaaatactgGACTTCAGTCACTTAAGTGCTAGTCTTTTTACCAGGcttgaacaaaaataaattgattcgtgaaacttgttttaaaagaaaaataccgAAGATTTATTCATTCTTCATAGGTTTATTCCTTTCGCATCCATTATGGAATCCCTTAGTACCATCAGGACCTTTGGGTAACCGCAATACTCCTACAGGTAACCCATCTGCATTTTGTATTTTCCGGGCAAGCATTGGGCTACTTACTGGACTTTGTTCTTGGGTTACAGTTTGAGCTTGTCTTCTTCTCTGAACCCATGGGCTACTAGAAGGAGTAATACTGCTATCTGAAGAGTAATCTGCACATTTCCTTGAGATTTCAGGGCTAGTGCTAGGGTTAAGCTTCCCATCTTCAGCAAGTGGAGACTTTTTGGACACTTTGCGCAGAGAAGATGGGCTATTCCAGGGGCTTGACCTAGGTGAAACATTAGGGCTCAGGTGGTTATTCTGATAGGTGGTAGGGCTCAACTTGCTGGAAGTATTAGTCTTGCGTCCAGATAGTGGAGATGTAGGATTACTCTCTGGATCAGAAGAGCTGTTTGCTGATGATTCATCCCCAACATACTGAAGTTCCTCAACTCTCTTATTCAGGGATTTAATTTTGTTGAGAGACTTGCTGGGATCTTCATCATGGTTCTTGTCTTTCACAACTTTTTTCTTTGGAGGCTTCATACCTATCAGGGTAACTTTCATGCCAATTTCATTATTCTTTTCAATACACATGATTTCATGAGCTTTAATTGCTGCATCTACTTCTTCAAACTCTATTATTGCACATTCCTTTGTTCCAACTTGGGTGTATCGATTACTGAATCTCTTGACATCAGGTGGAAGATCCTTACCAGGTTTGAGAATGCGAACGGATGAGATTACACCAAAAGTAACAAAGGTCTTGAAAAGATGCTCCATCATCTTTTCTTGCATGCATCCATTTTCTTGATCCTGGCTCAGAACCTGTAGCTCAGAAATCAAGTGGATATCATACACAAGCAGCATCTTGCTAGGCAGGGTCTCACTAGCAAACACTGGAACTGGGGTATTCCTTCTAACCTTTCTGCTATCTTCATTCAGCTCAAGAATGTCTGAATACTTCAAAGCATAGGCTGTGATTCTCCAGTCTCTGGTAAGATGTTTTACCTTTAAGAAAAAGGGTTACACTTTAATGCAGCTCATTAAAACCACCAGAACTATAGTTCTCTACCCCTATTGAAAACCTGAGACTGATATAGGGTTGGATTTCAAATGAAAGATCAGCCAAAGTCTTCTATAGTATCCCTCCTGAACAGAAAGtaggtttaaaaatgtttctctaCTGTCACTGTGATCATCAGTACGATGTTGTGAACTTCCTGTTCCTTTTACATGATTGGAGATCAAAGTCATTACCAACTGCAGACTTACCCAGACTAAACAAGTCATTATTTCTATGGCTATTCTATGCCTCTTCAAGAGTTCTTAGAATCTTTCTACTCCCATCTCATCACAGAGGCATGCTTATGCTGCATATTCAACAGTTTCTTTGCCTGCTGCATCAAATTCCAAACAGGTAGCCTCCCCCTGTGTCCCATTACCTTATTTTTGTGCTTAATTTTAGAAAACTATTAAACAGAGTCCCTACCCTTAATAGTTAAAAGGGGCACTTCCATAGTGCCTTTCAGAATATCAAAATATAAGGCCTAGGACCCACAAGTCCTGACTCTCAGGGCACTGTAGCTATTGGACCAAACTGTACAGTCAAGTTCTTAAGTCTGCAAAGGTCAAAAGACATTGATCTCTCATCAGGATGGTGCtggctcaaaaaaaaaatatctaccATGTAATTTTAGAAGTCTCCCCCCTAAAGCTAGGAGTttctcagggggaaaaaaaggtaggTTAAGATCTTGCTTGGTAGGATCCAAGAAAGGGATGCTTTTTCTAAATTTCACTCTCCCTTAGGCTTGAGGGACTTACACAATTTCTTGGGCAAATCAAGAAGTTTTTTCTGATTATTTATGCAACATTTTAGAAACAAAGAACAAATGTAACAGTAGGATGTTAACTGCATCAACCCTTCAGACTGGCCAAAACCAATGTGCCCTATCTGTTCAATAGCTCATTAAGTTGGATAGAGTAGATTTAAAGGCCCCTCAGAAATGAGCCTACCTTTTTGAAAGAAGTGAGTAGCTTAACACTGACATAGCCCATCTTATTTCTTCTCACATGCTTTAAGAGGAAGGCATCTTTCTCAAGGTTCTCATCTGAGAAATAATATTCAACCTGTGTTATAAGCTTCTGGATCAGCTCGTTATCTGGGGGTTTCCAGTCCTGGTCAAAGTCCTCACCATCATTCTCCCCGCCACTAGAACAAGACAATGAAGTCATTTTATAAACTGATCTTAGTCTGGTCATTGCAGTCTTGCTTTATACTGATAAAGCTAATGAAAAGCAAGTTGGCAAACTGCAGATACTTGTTTAGAGAATGCTGTGCTAGAAATATAATATATTTGATTCACTAAACTAAGCAGTATTAACCCACCCGTCTGCTCCAGCACTGAGCTTTGTTTGACAATGAATCTTAGCTGATTCCATCATCTCCACTGTACAAATGTAACATCAAACATTAATTTGAGGACAGGAATGGGGAGAACAGGCTGTTAAATGAGAAACTAAGAATACCGATTTGAAGCAGATGCAAGTTCCATCACAACAGTTTACTCCTCTGAACAGAAAACAACAACTGTGCCTATGGGGACAATCTAATGTTCACTTGTGACCCAAACAACTAAACCACCAACTCAGAGTGAAAGGCAACATGCATTAACTCACAGAACCATGTGGGCACCTGAGCAAAAGCAGACTCTTGTCAAATTATTTGATAAACAAGGAGTAGGTTCAGTCTGTTCTCCCTGTGCAGCAGGATGCCTGTTCAGAGTTGGAATCTTTCCAGTCAGCCTAAGGAGCCAAAGTCCTCAGCTCACTGCAAGAGCAGATTTCGCAGAACAATGAGTCATGTACTTCAGCAGTTCATAAACACTACACCACAAGTCCAAGTCTTCAGCCAGCTTCTAACAAAATAAGATGTAGGAGCACCAATGTTTGGTGTTATGCAAAGCTTATTTTATCTATCATTGCTTCCCTTTTCCATCTGAAGCtgctaaaaaaaattactttagaCTTTTTCTTGTGAGGACTGTTGTATAACAAGCAATGAGCCAGAAAACAGTGCCCTAATAACCTGCAGTGCAAAAATATAGTTGATGTTTTAAAGCTAGGATTCCAACAAGCATTTAAACATTGAAGAGGACTAAGACGATTATattttttacacattttaaatgtcatttccATACCAAATGAAGACTCATATGCTAACTATACAACAGAGATAGGCTAGAGATGACAGTTTCAGATCCATGGTTTTGAGTCCGGATCTATTCTTGTTCAGTGTCCATCTTATTAACTTTGGATGTGAACAGACAGGTCTCTGGGAAATAATTTAAAGTGCCTTTTTTGTTCTTCCCTCAGGAGAGGCCTTCCAAAGAGAGGTTCCAAAGAGACCTCTCTTTGCCTAAAGTTCTCTAGTGAACAAGTCATCACCTCTGTTGGACATCTCATCCAAAACAGTAATTCTTAATCCAGCCACACACACTTCTCATGGACCTCTGTCCCTCTATCATTCCCAATGCTTGTAATTTGAAGTACAAATCTGGGCAAATTAAGTTACCACATGTCATTGGGGCAAACAGCTCAACCCAAGAGTACATTCTAGAAGTACTATCAAGGTTCACAGAAGTTTAATACATAATTATACATGGGCTATCCAGGTACAGGTATGTGTTTTATCTATTAAAAGCTTGATTTGCAGTGGGGCCTCATCCTGGAATTTACTTGAGTACACAGCTTGTTGGATACATcttagatttaaataaaaatgcctACCCAAAAAGCTGTTGGTGTCATAAATCACAATGACCATAAAAATAGGTGTACTGATAAATTAACTCAGCTACCCAAGTAATTCAAATCAACAGAAAAGGCCCCTAAAAcatcccctcttccttccccccaaattttatttaaagtgcTCAGATTTGCTGCACCTCAGaagggtgatttttcacacccctgagccagcaagtgagagcgctataaaatgtaactgtagacaagccctgagacagcCTATCACTTGCAGATGCAATCTTGAGGCACCACCGTCTGTACCCACCGAGAGAGATTTAATCACATGAAGATGGCTGTTTTGTATACAAAAGTTCTACTTGGGTCAATGGATTTTGCACACAATACTTACTTATTGCTCACTCAGTTGTGGACACAAAGTCAGGACCCTGGATAAATATACTGGAATAGTTCTAAGAAAGGTCTCCATATTTTAAGACCCTTTTAGCAAGTGAGGTGATGTTGGAAGTACAATTGAAAAGGGCAAGGGGAAGAGAGAGCGAATTTTTGTTTGAAAGCTAGTAACTTGTAGTACAGTTACTTTTAGATAGGGGCATCAGAGGGGGATGGAAAGGAAGACTTATTAGCATCCTAGTCCAAATAATTGACTATTTCTCACTTTGCTATGTCACTAAAGATAAAGAAAGTTATTTAATCTAATTAGAATGTGGATTTTTAACTCTATCCATATCTTCACTTAGCTACCACTATGGAATTATTTTAACGGGAAATTTAAGTACAAAACATACAGCTATCAAGGTTTTTTGAAGTGATTTTATTAGCATGGACATTTGCAACTACTGAGTTAAGATTAATGTGGGAAGAAAATCCAGGAAGAGCTTCATGCTTCAGAGAAAACCTTTTCATTTACAAAGGTCAGTACCACCCCCACAATATTAAAACACTGAATTCATCCTAGCTGGTCCTATTTTACTTTTTCCCCTCAAGTATTAGATATATGCCAGAAGCAGGATACCTCATCTCCTGATGCATTGGTCTGAGCTATACTGCATTGCTAGTTCTACCCACCTCAAACACCATTCACCTTTTCAATTCTGTTTGACAAGACTGTTTCACTTGGCacattaagttttttaaaaaattttagcTAAAATTTTCTATAAAATACTGAACATTGGCATTTCTATTTACAACCAGCTTTCTGCACTTGCTCTAGCTCTGATCATAACCTGAAGAAATCACCATTTTcataataccaaaaaaaaaaaaagaaattaatattAAAAGGTGTTCAGGAATCAATCTTAGAAGGACACGAGGATTTTTTGTGAGAAACAAGCGTCTTAATAGATGTATATTGTCTACAACTTGCATTAAGTGTTTCTCTTTCTTTGGATATCTTTTATAAAGGATTTGACTGTCAAAGCTGCTTGGGCAGACTGAAAAACAACTTATTTAGGTTGTGACTCATCTGGAGATTACTCATACAGGAAACCAAATTCATCTGTGCACTGTGGGCAGAATGTGTCCTCTGGATATCAAAGCTGATAGGATTATCAATATATTAAGCTGTTTGGATACATTCTAACCTTTTGACAAACCTCAATGAAATCTCATTTGAAAGTGACTCTGCACTACAGTAATAAGCTTTGTATGATAAAAGCAAAATCAAAAGCACTGAACTGGGGTTCCACTGCCCTACTCACTGAAGACAACAGGAGTTTGGTATAAATTTAAATGGATTCAGGATTGGGCTTCAAGTAGTGGGAGCAGCACTAATTACCACCTCGCAAGTTGCAAAATTTCCTTTCTAAAGCACTATTTCAGACAGTCATATCATCACAAAACATTTCCAGTCTTAGTCTGTGCCCCAACATTTTTAAATTTGGCCAAAACCAAATAAAGCTGTTTttgtgaaggggaggggaaacatcagaaaaatatttgtgtAACTTTTTTAAACTACCCATAAGCCAAAATAGCTGAGGATTGAATACTGCAATTTGCCTGGAAATAGACCGCAACGAGGTGTTCGCTGCCTTGACCTAGAGGAAATTGGTTTTCAGCTGCTACAT
The Eretmochelys imbricata isolate rEreImb1 chromosome 10, rEreImb1.hap1, whole genome shotgun sequence genome window above contains:
- the LARP6 gene encoding la-related protein 6, with amino-acid sequence MYALLSAWLRCLLCLLLPGRAADGERWPGPPAPREGRRGPAAQEQEGSGAGGAAAALPGSEARREEKAAAAAGSPAASLLTRLRRLWRALPWHRPPTPPSHPSLMAELPPGSPQGPDPEQPGVASRSAEPLEDGPGSAPSPVGEAGAGEPGSGPVRIRVAIPAEEEEDGGAPGLTLLGGGSCSEDDSGRYGKSSGGENDGEDFDQDWKPPDNELIQKLITQVEYYFSDENLEKDAFLLKHVRRNKMGYVSVKLLTSFKKVKHLTRDWRITAYALKYSDILELNEDSRKVRRNTPVPVFASETLPSKMLLVYDIHLISELQVLSQDQENGCMQEKMMEHLFKTFVTFGVISSVRILKPGKDLPPDVKRFSNRYTQVGTKECAIIEFEEVDAAIKAHEIMCIEKNNEIGMKVTLIGMKPPKKKVVKDKNHDEDPSKSLNKIKSLNKRVEELQYVGDESSANSSSDPESNPTSPLSGRKTNTSSKLSPTTYQNNHLSPNVSPRSSPWNSPSSLRKVSKKSPLAEDGKLNPSTSPEISRKCADYSSDSSITPSSSPWVQRRRQAQTVTQEQSPVSSPMLARKIQNADGLPVGVLRLPKGPDGTKGFHNGCERNKPMKNE